The genomic interval ATCCTCGAGCTTCGGGACGAATCCCCTATCCGGCCCGCGGCGTTCAGGCGGGGGCCGACCCGGAATCCGAGATCCGCCTCGGTCGCCAGAGCCGTGGAGACGCCGGAGACCGAGAAGAGCGCTTCGATCCCTGGCCGCGCGGACCTCCGGATCTCGCGGATCCCCTCCCGCACCAGCGGCCGGTTCGACGCGGTCAGCGAAACCATGTCCGCCACCGTTCCCAGAGCCACCAGGTCGAGGTATTGCCGCATCGCCGGCTCCGGCCGGTCCGCGAAGAAGCCCGTCTCGCGCAGCCGCTTCCGCATCCCGCACGCGAGCAGGAATACGACTCCCACCCCCGCAAGATCCTTTTCCCGGAACGGGCAGTCGCGCCGGTGAGGATCGATCACGGCGTACGCCTCGGGAAGCGTGTCCCCCGGAAGATGATGGTCCGTGACGATGACCTCGACGCCGTCGGCCGTAAGCTCCCGGATGGGCCCGTGGTCCGTGATCCCGCAATCCACCGTGATCACCAGCCGGTATCCTTCGCGCACCGCCCCGGCAAGAATGCGCGCCTGGAGCCCGTACCCGTCCTCGCGCCGGTCGTTCTGGTGGATCCGTACCGGCAGGCCGGGGAACAATTCCTTCAGGAAGAGGTAGATGCAGGCGGCTCCGGTCGCGCCGTCGGCGTCGTAGTCGGCGTACACCAGGACCGGCTCCCCGCGGATGCCCGCCGAGACGATCCGGTCCGCCGCCCTGTCGATGTCCTTCAGGAGGGAGGGATCGGGAAGGTCCGACAACGTCCCCCGCAGGAACAATTCCGCGTCGCCGGGATCGACGATCCCCCGGTTCGCCAGCGCCTTCGCCGCGGCGCCGGTGAGGCCGTGGCGGGAGGAGATGTCACGTACGAGACCGGGATCGGGCGCAAGGAGGGTCCATTCCCGTTCGACCGGCCCCCTCAAGCCATCCCCTCCGTCACCTCTTCACGTCGGCCATCTTCTCGCCGCGCCAGAGAACGAGCATCGGGCCCGCGACGAAGATGGACGAATAGCTCCCGATGACGAGGCCGATCAGGAGCGCGAGGGCGAAGTTGCGCAGCACGTCGCCGCCGAAGGCCAGCAGCGCCGCCACGGCGAGGATCACCGTGAATCCCGTCACGAGCGACCGGCTCAGCACTTCGTTGACGCTCAGGTTGATCGTCTCGGAGAAGGTGTTCCGCTTGCGGAGCCGGATGTTCTCCCGGATCCGGTCGAAGATGACCACCGTGTCGGTCAGCGAATATCCCCCGATCGTGAGCAGCGCCGTGATGAACAGGAGGTCCTGCTCGAGGCCGAGCGCCCAGAAGATGCCCACCATCGCGAAGATGTCGTGGAAGGTGGCGACCGTCGCGGTGACCCCGAACTTGAACTCGAACCTCCACGCCAGGTAAACGATGATCGCAAGGAAGGCGATGGCGAGCGCCCAGGTTGCATCCTGGCGCAGCTTGTGCCCGATCGCGGGGCCGATCTCGGAGATGCTCTCCACGACGAACGGGTTCTCCGGCATCTTCTCCCGAAGGAGCTTCAGGACGGGCTCCGCGACCATCCGCTCCTCCTGTCCGCCGACCGCCCGCAGCTTGATCATGAGGACGGTGTCGCCCTCCACCCCCTGCAGCATCGCCCCGCTGTGCCCCGCGTCGGCCAGCAGCGACCGGACCCGCTCCATGGAGACCGGATTCCGGAACTTCGCCTGGATCGAGGTGCCGCCCGCCAGGTCGATGCCGAGGTTGGCGTGCCCGCGGAAGATCTGCACGGTCCCGATGAGGCCGAGGATCATCAGGACCGCGGAGAACGCGAACGCGTAGTTCTTGATGGCCATGAAATCGTATTTCGGATTCTTCACGAGTTCGATCATCGATTCGCCTTCCCCGTTTCCTATATGCTCAGAGTCTTCATCGGCTTCTTCGCGTTCAGGTAGTCGAACACGACCTTCGTGCAGACCAGCGCCGTGAAGAGGTTGATCGCAACGCCCATGGAGAGCGAGACCGCGAATCCCTTGATCGGCCCGGTCCCGAACTGGAAGAGGATGATCGCGGTGATCAGCGTGGTCACGTGGGTGTCGACCACCGTCACGAACGCCTTGTCGTACCCGGCGTCGATGGACGGGCGCACCGCCTTCTTCGAGCGGAGCTCCTCCCGGATGCGCTCGAAGATCAGCACGTTGGAGTCGACCGACATCCCGATCGCCAGGATGATCCCCGCGATGCCCGGGAGGGTGAGCGTCGCCGAGAAGGCGGCCATCCCCGCGAGCAGAAAGAGGACGTTGAACAGCATGGCGAAATTCGCCACCATCCCGGAGAACCGGTAATAGAACCCCATGAACCCCACCACCAGCAGCGCCCCGATGATGGCCGCGCGGATCCCCTTCCGGATCGAATCCTCCCCGAGCGACGGCCCGATGGTGACGTTCTGGATCACCTTGACGGGCGCGGGCAGCGAGCCGGCCCGCAGCACGATGGCAAGGTCGGAGGCCTCCTCCGCCGTGAAGCTCCCGGTGATCTGCGCCTCCCCTCCCGAGATCCGCTCCTGGATCACCGGGGCGGAATAGACGGTGTCGTCGAGGACGATCGCGAGCCGGCGCTTCACGTTCTCCGCGGTCACGCGGTCGAAAATCCTCGCGCCGCGGGAGTCGAAGGAGATGGAGACGTACGCGCCCCCCGCCTGGCCGCCGAAGCTGACCTTCGCCGTCTTGATCGTGTCTCCCGTCAGCAGCGAGCGTTTCTTCACCACGATGGGGGTCTTCGCGATGCGGCCGCTGGCGGGATCCGCCGATTTCTGGTACAGGAGCTGGCTGTCCTCGGGCAGGTTCCCCTTGAGCGCCTCCTCGACACTGGCGCCTTCGTCCACCAGCTTGAACTCGAGCAGCGCCGTCTTGCCGACGAGCTCGATGGCGCGCTGCTGGTCCTTGACGCCGGGGAGCTGGACGACGATCCGGTCGTCGCCCTCGGCGACGATCTGCGGCTCCCGCACGCCGAACTGGTCGATCCGGTTCCGGATGGTCTCCACGCCCTGCCCGACGGCGTTCATCCGGATCGCCTGTACCTCGGCCTCCTTCATCTTCGCTACGACGGACGCCCCTTCGGGCTTCACCTCGCCCAGCGTGACGTCGAGCGATGGGAACTCCTCCTTAAGGAGCTCCAGCGCCTTCCCCGCGAACTCGCCGGGAGGGAACGCGAGGGAGAAGCTTTCGGCCGAAGTTCTCTTGTAACCGAGGACCGGGAGCCCCTTGTCGCGGACCACCGCCCGCGCTTCGTCCGCGTAGCGCTGCGTCGTGTTCTCGATGGCCTTGTCGATCTCGACCTGGAGCCGCAGGAACACGCCGCCCTGCAGGTCGAGGCCGAGGTTGATCTTCGGCATGGGATCCCGCCACGAGGCCGGGATCTTTTCGGTAAGGGACGGCGCCAGGACGGCTGCGGCCGCGGCCGTCAGGAAAACGATCATGGCGATCCGCCAGGTGATGTTCCTCCACATGACGCTTCCGTTGCTCCTTTCGGTGTCTTCCGCTTCGCTTCAGGCCGGCTTCTGCGCCTCGGGAGCCGCCGCATCCTGGCTGGTGCCGGAGACGGCGCTCCGGGTCACCTTGACGCGCACCTTTTCGGCGATCTCCAGGGTCAGCGTGGTCTCGGTCAGCCCCTTGATCTCCCCGTGGATCCCGCCGGTGGTGACCACGCGGTCACCCACCTTGAGGTTCCGGATGAACTCCTGGTGCTTCTTCGCCTGCTT from Thermodesulfobacteriota bacterium carries:
- the secF gene encoding protein translocase subunit SecF, with product MIELVKNPKYDFMAIKNYAFAFSAVLMILGLIGTVQIFRGHANLGIDLAGGTSIQAKFRNPVSMERVRSLLADAGHSGAMLQGVEGDTVLMIKLRAVGGQEERMVAEPVLKLLREKMPENPFVVESISEIGPAIGHKLRQDATWALAIAFLAIIVYLAWRFEFKFGVTATVATFHDIFAMVGIFWALGLEQDLLFITALLTIGGYSLTDTVVIFDRIRENIRLRKRNTFSETINLSVNEVLSRSLVTGFTVILAVAALLAFGGDVLRNFALALLIGLVIGSYSSIFVAGPMLVLWRGEKMADVKR
- the yajC gene encoding preprotein translocase subunit YajC; the protein is MMIAGVAYAMGGSPGGGTGGGGGFLGFVPILLMFVIFYFLLIRPQQKQAKKHQEFIRNLKVGDRVVTTGGIHGEIKGLTETTLTLEIAEKVRVKVTRSAVSGTSQDAAAPEAQKPA
- the recJ gene encoding single-stranded-DNA-specific exonuclease RecJ, translating into MRGPVEREWTLLAPDPGLVRDISSRHGLTGAAAKALANRGIVDPGDAELFLRGTLSDLPDPSLLKDIDRAADRIVSAGIRGEPVLVYADYDADGATGAACIYLFLKELFPGLPVRIHQNDRREDGYGLQARILAGAVREGYRLVITVDCGITDHGPIRELTADGVEVIVTDHHLPGDTLPEAYAVIDPHRRDCPFREKDLAGVGVVFLLACGMRKRLRETGFFADRPEPAMRQYLDLVALGTVADMVSLTASNRPLVREGIREIRRSARPGIEALFSVSGVSTALATEADLGFRVGPRLNAAGRIGDSSRSSRILVSSDREESARLARELNEDNIRRQREQERILSDVEAGIDMLEELPHAIVLSDPGWHQGVLGIVASKILDRYGRPVVLLREESGQVTGSCRSVDGFPIVSALAELSHLLTRFGGHTQAAGVAMSLENLEPFRRGLSEIAARHAEASPFVPRRFIDAEIRLDEIGPALLADLELLRPFGAGNPEPAFLLRNARISRASRVGGAGQHLRFELEDNGRRVEGVAFHRGEIPADPSGRSDLLVAIQENVYRGVRTVRLLLQDARPAGRPLLCAGMRAG
- the secD gene encoding protein translocase subunit SecD, with protein sequence MWRNITWRIAMIVFLTAAAAAVLAPSLTEKIPASWRDPMPKINLGLDLQGGVFLRLQVEIDKAIENTTQRYADEARAVVRDKGLPVLGYKRTSAESFSLAFPPGEFAGKALELLKEEFPSLDVTLGEVKPEGASVVAKMKEAEVQAIRMNAVGQGVETIRNRIDQFGVREPQIVAEGDDRIVVQLPGVKDQQRAIELVGKTALLEFKLVDEGASVEEALKGNLPEDSQLLYQKSADPASGRIAKTPIVVKKRSLLTGDTIKTAKVSFGGQAGGAYVSISFDSRGARIFDRVTAENVKRRLAIVLDDTVYSAPVIQERISGGEAQITGSFTAEEASDLAIVLRAGSLPAPVKVIQNVTIGPSLGEDSIRKGIRAAIIGALLVVGFMGFYYRFSGMVANFAMLFNVLFLLAGMAAFSATLTLPGIAGIILAIGMSVDSNVLIFERIREELRSKKAVRPSIDAGYDKAFVTVVDTHVTTLITAIILFQFGTGPIKGFAVSLSMGVAINLFTALVCTKVVFDYLNAKKPMKTLSI